From Kitasatospora sp. MAP12-44:
AATATCCTGAGATATGAACGTTTTCCCATTTGTGAAGATCTTCTGACCCTTGAGCCGCTGGCCCGTATCACGATATCCGAGGAATTTGGCCAGATCAGTCGCTTGCTTGCTAGTCAGCGGCTGATTCCTACCCTGCACCTGTGTGGGAAGCGGGTCGTCGTTATGCACCAAAACCGGCGTGGCGCCAGCGAGTACATAGTACGTGTGCAGGTTGGCGATGGTGAGGTTGTAGGCAGTGTGAGGCGCGGTGTGGTAATTGCGCACGCTGATGACGTCGGCTGCCTGTCCGTCCTCTGTCCGGACTTGATCGCCGGGCTTGAGGTGGCCTGCGTCAGTCCAGCTCTGGGTGGTGACGTCCCAGAATGGGTGATGCTGGGTGGAGGTCAGCGTAGTGCTGTCAGCAGTCGCAGAGTTGGGCGACTTGATGGTGAGGTCGGTGAAGTCCTGGTCGTCGGGGGTGACGATGGTGGCTAGGACAGCTTCAGGGCTGGTGGTTCCGGTTTCGGGGTTGGTGGCGGTGACCATGTCACCCTTGGCAAGGGTTTCGATGGGCTTGGTGGTGCCGTCGGAGAGCAGGACGAGCGTGCCAGCGGGGAAGCTGTTCGTGCAGCCTGTGGGGATGTCCCCCCTGTCGAACATGGTCGAGAGTCGGTCGCCCCAGCCCAGGCCTCGTACGGCTTCGCCATCGCCGTCACCGGCGAGGGAGAGGGCGAGGAAGGTCGAGTTTCCTGTGGCGGCCCCGTACTTGCCGTCCTGGACGTTCGTACCGATCTCGCTCAGGTCCTGGTACAACCCCGTGGCAGCACCGACGGCCGCCAGTGCGGGCCCAAGTTCGAGGTTGACAAAAACGTTTGCGCAGGAGTTGGCACTACCACCGGTCGCGCAGGTGGCCAGGTCGTCGATTTGGCCCATCGAGGTGTGATAGCCGCCGACCACGGTCTGAACGATCTTGTGGCTGAACGCGCCCCATGCCTGTTCGAAGAATCCGCCGCCGGAGCCGTGGCTGATCCACGCGGTGCGGTGCGCGGGGCGGTCGAACCCACTGGTGTCGGGGATGGGGGGTTCGGGGATGTCGGTGGGGAGGGTGGCTTGGCAGGCCTGGTCACAGGCGGTTTGGTTGGTGTAGCCGGCGCCGCCGTAGAAGTCGGGCTCTTTCATGAGGCCGGTGGGGTCGCTGGCGCCGATGGGGTTGTTGGCGGCGTAGGTGTAGCCGTTGAGTTGCTGGGTGTCGGTGGCTTCGAAGAGGGGGTCGAGGCTGATGAAGGCGCCGGTGTTGGGGTCGTATTGGCGGGCGCCGAGGGCGGTGAGACCGGTCGTGGTGTCGTTGGGGGCGTTGAGGAAACCGCGGTCGTCGAGCCAGTTGTTGGTGGTGCCGCGGGGGGCGCCGTAGGGGGTGAACTGGCGCCAGGTGGGGGTTTGGGCGGTGGAGTCGAGGGTGAGGTCGGCGGTGCCGTGGGGGTCGGTGATCTCGAAGTTGTAGTTGCTGCCGCCGCCGGTGCGCACGACGGTGCCGCCGCCGGGCAGCGGGATGTAGCGGACGCCGCTGGCGGTGTTGGTGGTGGTGTTGAGGGTGATCTGTTCGCCGGGCAGGTAGAGGGTGGTCTTGCCGGGGTCGGTCTTGATGAGGAGGCTGCCGTCGGCGTTGTAGAGGTAGGAGGCGCCGGTGGCTTGGGGGGTGATGGCGGCGAGTTGCCCCAGGGTGTTCCAGGTGAGGGTCTGGGCGCCGGTGGCGGGGGTGGTGCGGGTGGTCATGTTGCCGGCGGCGTCGTAGGCGTAGCTGTCGCCGGTGGCGGGTGCGCCGGGGGTATCGCTGGTGAGGGTGTGGGGCTGGTTGGTGCCGTTGCCGTTGTAGGTGTCGGTGGTGGTGGTGTCGGTTCCGCCAGTGAGGTTGTGCTGGGTCTGGGTGGCGCGTTGGCCGGTGGGGGTGAAGGTCCAGCTGGTCCAGTAGGCGCTGGCGGCTCCGAGGGTGTCGGTGACCTGGGTGTGTGCGGTGGTGGTGGGGGCGATGGTGCAGGTGTTGGTGGTGGCCCAGGTGGCGGTCCAGGCGCTGCTCAGGCGGTCCTGGGGGTCGTAGGTGTAGCACTGGCTCTCGGCGGGGGTGCTGGTGCCGAGGCGGGTGCTGTCCTGCTGGGTGAGGTTTCCGGCGGGGTCGTAGGTGTAGGCCTGGTTGTCGACGGGGGTGGGGGTGCCGGTGTTGGAGCGGGAGACGAGCTGGTCGGTGAGCGCGCCGGTGTGCGGGTCGTAGGTGTTGGTGAGGTAGGCCTGGAGGGTGCTGCTGCCGATCGTCTCCTGGGTGACGCGGCCGTAGGCGTCGTAGGTGGTGCCCTGCGAGTAGCCGTAGCTGGAGTCGGCCAGACCGGCGGGCAGGTCGAGGGCGGTGGCGTAGGTGTGGGTGACGACCTCCGAGGGCAGGCCGCCGGCGAGGGGGTAGACGTCGTCGTAGAGCAGGCCGGTGTTGGGGGTGTAGTCGTGCTTGAAGGTGTAGGTGCGGCCCAGGACGGTGCCTTGCGCGGCGGAGGGGATGGTCACGCTCTGGCCGATGGACTCGCCGAAGACGTTGAACCCCAATGACTGGGTGGTGTAGGCGTTGCCGTTGTTGTAGGCGGTGGTGGTGGTGGCCTGTCCGACGGCGTTGGTGACGCCGGTGACGGCGTTGTCGTTGTCGTAGACCCAGGAGGCACTCTCGTTGGCCGTGGACTGGGCGGAGGTGGGGGCGGCGTACTGGGCGGTCTTGCGGCCCAGGACGTCGTAGGTGAGGGAGGTGCTGGCGCCTCGGGCGTCGGTGGTCTGCAGGGTGTTGCCGGCACCGTCGTAGACGGTGGTGCTGGTGCCGGCGTCGGGGTCGCTCTTGGCGACGGCCTGGCCCAGCAGGTTGTAGGTGGTGGTCCAGGTGGAGCCGGCGTTGCTGGTGGTGGACTGCTTGCCGTGGCCGTCGTAGCCGTAGGCGATGGTGCTGGCCGCGGTGCCGCCGGTGGTGTACCAGGTGCCGTTGAAGGTGTTGGCCGGTGTCACCAGGGTGGGCGGGGTGGTGTAGTCGGTGACGTTGCTGGTGCGGCCGAGCGGGTCGGTGGCGGTGGACTTGACGGTGCCGCCGGTGGGCGGGAAGACGGTGGTGGTGTCGCCGGTGTTCACCGTGGTGGTGGTCTGCTTGACGACCGAGTAGGCGTAGGAGGTGTCGACCACGGCGCGGCCCAGGCCGTCGTAGGTGTAGACGTCCTGGTTGGGGATCGTGGAGTCCTGGAACGAGGCCAGGGCGAGCGTGGGGAGGCTGGCGGAGTCCCAGTAGGGGTTGTTGGTCTTGCGGACCCAGCCGCGTGAGTCGTAGAACGACTCGGTGATCATGCGCCCGCCCTGCGGGGTGGGGGTCTGGGTCTGGCGTACGCGTCCCAGCGCGTCGAGGATCGTGATGGAGGTCGCGTAGCCCAGGGAGTCGTTGAGCTGCTGCGTGGTGGTGCCGGACAGGCCGGTGTTGGACACCGTGTAGGTGGTGAGGGTGTTGGCCGGCGCGGTGGTGGGGCGGGAGTAGAGCCATGTCGCGGTCGCTCGGCCCAGCGCGTCGTACTGGGTGGTCGTGACGATGCCGTTGGCGTCGGTGGCGGTCAGTGGCAGGCCGCGGGTGGTGGCGAAGGTCTGCTGGCTGGTCTGGGACTTGGCGTTGGTGACGGATGCGCCGGTGGTCAGGCCCACCGAGTTGACCGTGTAGGCGGTGGTGGTGGCGTTGCCGTCACCGTCGTAGGTCTTGGTCGGGCGCCCGTAACCGTCGTAGGTGCTGCGGGCGGTGGTCTGCCAGGTGAACGCGCCGCCTGTGTAGTCGGCGGCCTTACGGACCATCGTCACACTGCCGACCGTGGGAGCTGTGGTCTGGGGGAAGGTGGTGGCGAAGGTCGGGTCGTCGTAGAACGTCTGGGTGGCCGACTCCACCTGCGCCGGGCGGTTGACACTCGCGGGCGCGCCCAGCGTGTTGAGGGCGGAGGGTGCGGAGGGGATCGCGGCCTCGGTGAAGCCGGAGCACGCCACCGAGTCGCTCTCCTGGGAGGCGACCAGACCCACGATGTTGAGGGCGGTGTTCGCCGGCGCGTAGGTGGACGTCGTGCACTGGTCGTAGGCGGGGTTGACCGGGACGGTGTGCGTGTAGGCGGTGGTCAGCAGCCCGGTGGTGGTGTCGTAGGTGTTGTCGTTCTCGGTGGAGCGCCAGGTGGTGGTGCCGCCGTCGGTCAGCGCCTGACGGGTGAACGTCTCCGCCACCCGGGTGCTGGTGGCGGTCAGCGGCGCCAGCCCGGTACGGGTGCGGGTGGCGACGGGCGCGGAGATCCAGTACGAGCTGATCGCCGAGTGGTCGATCGCGCCACCCGCGCCCACGAAAGCGGTGGACTCCAGCAAATCACCCGTCAACTGCGGGGAGTCGGTGTGCCCGGCGCCCTGGGAATCGGTGAGGGTGACCGTGCGGTTGGTGGTGGGGGTGAGGTAGTCGCCGTCCATGCCGCGGTAGAAGCTGGCGGTCGACTGGGTCTGCGGGTCGTTGGCGCCGTCGCCGGTGTTGGTGGTCACAGTGGCGTAGCCGTGGAACTGGCCCCAGGTGCGGTACTTGGCCTGGACGAGCTCGTTGTCGTCGTAGTGCCAGGCCGCGCCACCGCCGTAGGTGTATGTGGTGGCTTTGGTGGTGGACTTGCCGGTGCCGTCGTACTCCAGGACCTGGCTGACGGCGTACTTCTGGAACCAGTCGCGGATCGGCGCCGTGTAGAACTTGGGTGTCCAGTACACGGGGTAGCAGGACCCGGTGTTGGTCGAGGGGTCCTGGGAGGCGACCGAGGCCGCCGTGCAGGGGTTGGGCAGGGTGTAGCTGACGCCGACGACGTCGCCGAGCTCGGTGGTGATCGAGGACAGGCGGTAGCGGTACAGGCCGGGGTAGTTGGTGGTGTCGACCCGGTTCTGCAGGTCCTGACCGGTGAACGTGACCGCCGGCATCGTGATGGCGCCACCGGGGCCGGCGCTGGTGTCGTTGCCGTGACGGGTCACGGAGGCCAGCCACAGGGTGGGTGACGTCCCGTCACCGGTGGCGGGCTCGCTCTGCGTCAGCGTGTAGGTGTCCACCGGGACATAGGCGGACGTGGCGGTCGAGTACTGCTTCGTGGTGATCTGCGCGAGGCGGACGGTGGAGAAGAATCCCGGCCCGTAGGAGGTGCAGGTGGCGCCGCTCGCGCAGACGAGGTCGAACGGCACGTCCGGGTACTCGGTGGCCGCGGTGGTGGCGGACAGCGGGTCGCAGGTCGTGGCGGTGCAGCGCGGCGCGGTGGTGAAGACGACCTGGTCGGGAACGGTCCCGTACGCGCCGCCGTCCATAAAGCCGTAGTCGATGTGCGCCAGGTAGGAGTCACGCACGTACGAGACGTTCGTCGCGCCCAGGTTCTCGCCGTAGAAGTTGGTGTCCTGGTTGTAGTAGTAGGACATCGCCTGCCCGCGGGCGTCCTTGACGTAGTCCAGATGCCACTTGTACGCCATCGTGCACACCGACGAGCTGAACCCGGCAGCGTTGTAGCACGGGTCGCCCGGGTGCGCCGAGTACACCGGCTCGGTGTCCACCGAGTTGGTGGCAGCCTTCCCCGCCGACCAGCCCGGCAGCTGGTTGCGGCCGAACTGGTACACCGTGCCCGAGCGGTCCGTCACCGTCCAGTAATCCGTGTTGTACGCACCCGAGCCGTTATTGGAACCGGTCACATGCGTGACCGTCTCGCCGTTGTTGTCGGCGGGCGTGTACGTGCCCTTCGAGGCGTCGAAGACCAGCGAGGTGGTGGACCCGTTCAGGGACAGCGTCAGGACCGGCCCCGCATAGCACTCGTCGTTCGTCACCGACGGCGACGCGGTCCCCTCCGGACTGTCCGCACACGAGGCGAACGTCTGCTCCAGGAACGAATCCGGCGTCGACCACCCGTCACCCGCCCACGACGATTGCGCCTGCGTCGAGGAGGTCTGCCCGTCCACCGAACCCGAGTCATAACCCAGACCCAGTGTGGGGGCCTTCGACGTAGACGCCCCCGGCAGAGTGATCGGATACTGGTAGGTGAACGACCCCGCCGAACCACCACCAGCCCAACTCCCGCTGGGCTGCAGGGAGTCCCCCGCGTAGCTACCGGCCGCGCCGCCCTCCTGACCGGTCGAATCCGTCGCCGCGACCACCGACGACACCGACAGAGCCTGCGCCGAAGCCGACGGTGCCGCCTGCACGGACGCGCTGCGCGTCGAGGGGGCGGGGGTCAGGACGGTCGACACGGACTTGCCGACCACATCGCGCGTGGTGGGCAGAGGAGTCTGAACGCGACACGCCGCCACCTGCGGCGTCGTCAACGCACACGCCGGCAAGGACACAAGATGCAGGCGGGAACCGTAGTTACCGCCATAGGCCTGGTCGAAGGCCGAGTAGTCCAAACCGACCCGGGTGCCACCCTGACCGGTGCCCGCGCCCTCGACGCTGAAGGCCACCCCGGCGACGCCGAGCGCGGCCGTCTTCTTCTGGTCGAGCACACTGACGTGCACATCCGCCGACCCCGAGCTGCTGGCGCCACCGGCTGCCTTCACCGCCTGCGCCCACACGGGAGTCCCCGCAATCGTCGCCTTCGGACCATCAGAGTGGCCGTCAGCCGCAGTCCCCAACGTTGTGGAACCCTGCGCCGCACCAGGCCAGTTGACCGCAGCAGGCTTGAAGGCCCGCTTCGTGTCGTCCTTCGGCTGAATGTGCTTCGGGGTGAGCGTCGTGCCACCCGTGACGGACTTCGTCAACGGCGCCGCCGGCGGCTTGGGAGCCCCCAGACTCAGCCCGGCGGCCTGCGCCGGCACCGTCGTCGCCGCCGCGAGCAGAACCACCGCGCAGACGGTCCGCAGCAACCGGCCCCCCACACCACCCTCGTAGGCTGGTCGGAACCGCTGCCGTATACCGTCCCGCTCGCCACCATCGCCTCGGCGCATGTGTTGCCCCATCCCCGGAATCAGCCGCCTGACGGGCAGGCGGAAGCACTGCCCAGACCGATCATCAGACTGGGTCGCCCACGACTATGGCAGCGCGGGCTCATCGCGGTATCGGGTATTCGAACGTTCCTGATGGGGTTTGGGTAAAGCTTTGCCAAGATCACCATTGGCAAATGCCGCAAAGTGGGGGCAATCCGCCCAACGTGTGCTGGACCCTCCGGGAATCGCATCCGCAGCTGTCCGTCTGACGTGCAACGCTCCATCGGAAGGTCGACGCTAACGCCCGACCGGCACGCCACGCGCAATGAAAGGTTGGA
This genomic window contains:
- a CDS encoding polymorphic toxin-type HINT domain-containing protein; translated protein: MKAAGGASSSGSADVHVSVLDQKKTAALGVAGVAFSVEGAGTGQGGTRVGLDYSAFDQAYGGNYGSRLHLVSLPACALTTPQVAACRVQTPLPTTRDVVGKSVSTVLTPAPSTRSASVQAAPSASAQALSVSSVVAATDSTGQEGGAAGSYAGDSLQPSGSWAGGGSAGSFTYQYPITLPGASTSKAPTLGLGYDSGSVDGQTSSTQAQSSWAGDGWSTPDSFLEQTFASCADSPEGTASPSVTNDECYAGPVLTLSLNGSTTSLVFDASKGTYTPADNNGETVTHVTGSNNGSGAYNTDYWTVTDRSGTVYQFGRNQLPGWSAGKAATNSVDTEPVYSAHPGDPCYNAAGFSSSVCTMAYKWHLDYVKDARGQAMSYYYNQDTNFYGENLGATNVSYVRDSYLAHIDYGFMDGGAYGTVPDQVVFTTAPRCTATTCDPLSATTAATEYPDVPFDLVCASGATCTSYGPGFFSTVRLAQITTKQYSTATSAYVPVDTYTLTQSEPATGDGTSPTLWLASVTRHGNDTSAGPGGAITMPAVTFTGQDLQNRVDTTNYPGLYRYRLSSITTELGDVVGVSYTLPNPCTAASVASQDPSTNTGSCYPVYWTPKFYTAPIRDWFQKYAVSQVLEYDGTGKSTTKATTYTYGGGAAWHYDDNELVQAKYRTWGQFHGYATVTTNTGDGANDPQTQSTASFYRGMDGDYLTPTTNRTVTLTDSQGAGHTDSPQLTGDLLESTAFVGAGGAIDHSAISSYWISAPVATRTRTGLAPLTATSTRVAETFTRQALTDGGTTTWRSTENDNTYDTTTGLLTTAYTHTVPVNPAYDQCTTSTYAPANTALNIVGLVASQESDSVACSGFTEAAIPSAPSALNTLGAPASVNRPAQVESATQTFYDDPTFATTFPQTTAPTVGSVTMVRKAADYTGGAFTWQTTARSTYDGYGRPTKTYDGDGNATTTAYTVNSVGLTTGASVTNAKSQTSQQTFATTRGLPLTATDANGIVTTTQYDALGRATATWLYSRPTTAPANTLTTYTVSNTGLSGTTTQQLNDSLGYATSITILDALGRVRQTQTPTPQGGRMITESFYDSRGWVRKTNNPYWDSASLPTLALASFQDSTIPNQDVYTYDGLGRAVVDTSYAYSVVKQTTTTVNTGDTTTVFPPTGGTVKSTATDPLGRTSNVTDYTTPPTLVTPANTFNGTWYTTGGTAASTIAYGYDGHGKQSTTSNAGSTWTTTYNLLGQAVAKSDPDAGTSTTVYDGAGNTLQTTDARGASTSLTYDVLGRKTAQYAAPTSAQSTANESASWVYDNDNAVTGVTNAVGQATTTTAYNNGNAYTTQSLGFNVFGESIGQSVTIPSAAQGTVLGRTYTFKHDYTPNTGLLYDDVYPLAGGLPSEVVTHTYATALDLPAGLADSSYGYSQGTTYDAYGRVTQETIGSSTLQAYLTNTYDPHTGALTDQLVSRSNTGTPTPVDNQAYTYDPAGNLTQQDSTRLGTSTPAESQCYTYDPQDRLSSAWTATWATTNTCTIAPTTTAHTQVTDTLGAASAYWTSWTFTPTGQRATQTQHNLTGGTDTTTTDTYNGNGTNQPHTLTSDTPGAPATGDSYAYDAAGNMTTRTTPATGAQTLTWNTLGQLAAITPQATGASYLYNADGSLLIKTDPGKTTLYLPGEQITLNTTTNTASGVRYIPLPGGGTVVRTGGGSNYNFEITDPHGTADLTLDSTAQTPTWRQFTPYGAPRGTTNNWLDDRGFLNAPNDTTTGLTALGARQYDPNTGAFISLDPLFEATDTQQLNGYTYAANNPIGASDPTGLMKEPDFYGGAGYTNQTACDQACQATLPTDIPEPPIPDTSGFDRPAHRTAWISHGSGGGFFEQAWGAFSHKIVQTVVGGYHTSMGQIDDLATCATGGSANSCANVFVNLELGPALAAVGAATGLYQDLSEIGTNVQDGKYGAATGNSTFLALSLAGDGDGEAVRGLGWGDRLSTMFDRGDIPTGCTNSFPAGTLVLLSDGTTKPIETLAKGDMVTATNPETGTTSPEAVLATIVTPDDQDFTDLTIKSPNSATADSTTLTSTQHHPFWDVTTQSWTDAGHLKPGDQVRTEDGQAADVISVRNYHTAPHTAYNLTIANLHTYYVLAGATPVLVHNDDPLPTQVQGRNQPLTSKQATDLAKFLGYRDTGQRLKGQKIFTNGKTFISQDIGDGDGSHNGGTWKLAKSIKDLGSKSTRTGTYDAMLNKIGC